The Peribacillus sp. FSL E2-0218 genome contains a region encoding:
- a CDS encoding 5'-nucleotidase C-terminal domain-containing protein has product MGKKKIVKIASAAMMAATTIVAVAPAPSDAATSLNAKIKAAKATIKKPFDTYFYSSKLASVSTVEKQIKSAKQAKKDINSSIKKSLLSKKEKEAKYKEIEAYDKYITRSEGYVKGYKDAEKAKAAHDKTINSLTNAVIAKKSNDIRDQYNALDKAVKKADKAIKDTVYGAKIEKLLYDKFTKSAKTALDGDLKVPFYYEKAEYWVKKGDLKTADQRMKTVSAQLKKVSKTSKLGKGIHAYVKEVTAKYDAAVYAEKKKEVAKKVNAYITLANGELKTKEQIDAAKKAKAAINLSGIKDADRKEFEAKITLADKKVAAAEEALKPKAITLSLMHTNDTHAHLDNVAKRVTAVKEVRQEKPQALLVDAGDVFSGTLYFNEFKGQADLQFMNLMKYDIMTFGNHEFDLGSSAEGHQALADFVKGAQFPFVSSNVDFSKDNKFKGLFSDLISSKPEQGKIYNGIVKEVDGQKVGFFGLTTEETKDISSPGSIQFENYLEEAEKAVKAFEGMGVNKIVAISHIGYDDNAAYDNDLTLAASVKGIDVIVGGHSHTQLDNPVVIDKDAKGNEKDPTVIVQGYQYSDFLGTVDVNFDKDGKIDGHAGKLIKLADKQEDAEAAKVLETYSSKIKELKETKTGATAVNALETPRDGGVETKPSVRKNETELGNLITDGMLSKAKEFNNAAVIAFQNGGGIRAGIDQGEITLGEILTVLPFGNTLATMKLTGAEITEALEHSVSLAPKENGGFLHVAGMKFSYDSSKPAGSRVNKVEVLGQDGTYSELEAAKQYVVATNAFTAKGGDGFTVFKKAYEEGRVTDIGLADWENLRDYVSGLKNISPSMEGRIKDVAGNPADPTVVSAKDFGGSADAPKIHNGDVVVDITDIDSLKDAEVKGNLTLTGTPADDFTFSNVTVEGDLDVAVVQGKNVNMSGITVKGEIIF; this is encoded by the coding sequence ATGGGGAAAAAGAAAATCGTGAAAATCGCATCTGCTGCGATGATGGCTGCGACAACGATCGTGGCAGTAGCACCGGCACCATCAGACGCCGCCACTAGCCTGAATGCAAAAATCAAAGCAGCTAAGGCCACCATCAAAAAACCATTCGATACCTATTTCTACTCTTCTAAACTCGCTTCCGTGTCCACTGTCGAGAAACAAATCAAGTCAGCCAAGCAAGCTAAAAAAGACATCAACTCTTCAATTAAAAAATCACTATTAAGCAAAAAAGAAAAAGAAGCCAAATACAAAGAAATCGAAGCTTATGATAAATATATCACCCGATCAGAGGGCTATGTAAAAGGATATAAAGACGCTGAAAAAGCGAAAGCGGCTCATGATAAGACGATCAATTCCCTTACGAACGCGGTCATTGCCAAGAAATCCAATGATATCAGAGATCAATACAACGCACTTGATAAAGCCGTGAAAAAGGCAGACAAGGCCATAAAGGATACGGTGTACGGTGCGAAGATCGAAAAGCTTTTATACGATAAATTCACAAAGTCGGCAAAAACGGCTTTGGATGGTGACCTTAAAGTGCCGTTTTACTATGAAAAAGCTGAGTACTGGGTGAAAAAAGGCGATTTGAAAACGGCAGACCAACGGATGAAAACCGTTTCGGCACAGCTGAAAAAGGTCAGTAAAACATCCAAACTCGGCAAGGGCATCCATGCTTACGTAAAAGAAGTAACCGCTAAGTATGATGCTGCGGTATACGCAGAAAAGAAAAAGGAAGTCGCCAAAAAAGTGAATGCCTATATAACTCTTGCCAACGGGGAGCTTAAAACGAAAGAACAGATAGACGCGGCTAAAAAAGCCAAGGCCGCCATCAATTTAAGTGGAATCAAGGATGCCGATCGCAAGGAATTCGAGGCGAAGATCACCCTGGCGGATAAAAAGGTTGCGGCTGCCGAAGAGGCTTTAAAGCCGAAGGCGATCACGCTTTCCTTGATGCACACGAATGACACGCATGCCCACTTGGACAATGTGGCCAAAAGGGTGACGGCTGTTAAGGAAGTGCGTCAAGAAAAACCCCAAGCGTTGTTGGTGGATGCCGGGGACGTATTTTCGGGAACTCTCTATTTCAATGAATTCAAGGGACAAGCAGATCTTCAATTCATGAATCTCATGAAATATGACATCATGACCTTTGGAAATCACGAATTTGACTTGGGTTCAAGTGCGGAAGGGCATCAAGCTTTGGCCGATTTCGTCAAAGGGGCACAATTCCCATTTGTCAGTTCGAATGTGGATTTCTCCAAAGATAATAAGTTTAAGGGACTCTTCTCTGACTTGATTTCAAGTAAACCGGAGCAAGGGAAGATTTACAATGGAATCGTGAAGGAAGTGGACGGTCAAAAGGTCGGGTTCTTCGGGCTTACGACGGAAGAAACGAAAGATATTTCAAGTCCTGGAAGCATCCAGTTCGAAAACTATCTAGAAGAAGCCGAAAAAGCGGTCAAGGCATTCGAGGGCATGGGTGTGAATAAAATCGTCGCCATCTCCCATATTGGCTATGACGACAATGCAGCTTACGACAACGATCTTACATTGGCCGCAAGCGTAAAAGGGATCGATGTGATCGTGGGCGGCCATAGCCATACGCAATTGGATAACCCTGTCGTTATCGACAAGGATGCAAAAGGGAACGAGAAGGATCCTACTGTCATCGTTCAGGGCTATCAGTATAGTGACTTTTTGGGAACGGTCGATGTGAACTTCGATAAGGACGGCAAGATTGACGGCCATGCAGGCAAGCTGATCAAGCTTGCCGATAAACAGGAAGATGCCGAAGCGGCTAAAGTGCTTGAAACATACTCCTCGAAGATTAAGGAGCTGAAGGAAACGAAGACAGGGGCAACCGCCGTGAATGCTTTGGAAACCCCTCGTGATGGAGGCGTCGAAACGAAGCCGAGTGTACGTAAAAATGAAACGGAACTAGGTAACTTGATTACGGATGGCATGCTTAGCAAAGCGAAAGAATTCAATAATGCTGCAGTCATCGCGTTCCAAAATGGCGGAGGGATCCGGGCCGGCATCGATCAAGGCGAAATCACGCTAGGGGAAATCCTGACCGTTTTACCATTTGGCAATACGCTGGCGACGATGAAGCTGACTGGTGCCGAAATCACGGAGGCATTAGAGCATAGTGTCAGCCTTGCACCTAAGGAAAATGGCGGTTTCCTCCATGTAGCCGGAATGAAATTCAGCTACGACAGCTCGAAGCCGGCAGGCAGCCGTGTGAACAAGGTTGAGGTGTTGGGCCAAGATGGAACATACTCCGAATTGGAGGCAGCGAAGCAATATGTCGTGGCGACCAACGCTTTTACAGCCAAGGGCGGAGATGGCTTCACCGTTTTCAAGAAGGCTTATGAAGAAGGACGGGTGACGGATATCGGGCTCGCCGATTGGGAAAATTTACGCGATTATGTAAGCGGACTGAAAAACATCTCTCCAAGCATGGAAGGACGGATTAAAGACGTGGCTGGAAACCCTGCTGATCCAACCGTAGTATCTGCTAAGGACTTTGGGGGAAGTGCTGATGCACCGAAGATCCATAACGGCGATGTGGTTGTGGACATTACGGATATCGACTCTTTGAAGGATGCGGAAGTTAAAGGCAATCTTACATTGACGGGTACTCCTGCGGATGACTTCACTTTTTCGAATGTTACGGTCGAGGGCGATCTGGACGTAGCAGTTGTTCAAGGTAAAAACGTGAACATGAGCGGCATCACCGTGAAGGGCGAAATCATTTTTTAA
- a CDS encoding SDR family oxidoreductase — MDFQGYDKNFNITDKVAIVTGGASGIGKAIAELYIEKGAKVAIFDQKDFVADIAKEWSVKDSIGVQCDITSNESMDQAIQKVKAHFGKIDILVNCAGIALLDDAENISDEYWQKTMEVNLTGSFKMCQKVGHLMIERGKGGKIINLASQAALIALDNHVAYAASKAAILGMTKVLAYEWAQFDIKVNAISPTVILTELGKKAWAGEKGEQAKKEIPLGRFGYPEEVAAIALFLASEATNLITGENIVMDGGNTIK; from the coding sequence ATGGATTTTCAAGGATATGATAAAAACTTCAATATTACAGACAAAGTTGCTATTGTTACAGGCGGAGCAAGCGGAATTGGAAAAGCTATAGCGGAATTATACATAGAAAAGGGGGCAAAAGTCGCTATTTTTGATCAAAAAGATTTTGTGGCAGATATAGCTAAGGAATGGAGTGTGAAAGATTCCATCGGCGTGCAATGCGATATCACTAGTAACGAAAGTATGGACCAAGCCATTCAGAAAGTTAAAGCACACTTCGGCAAGATTGATATTCTAGTCAATTGTGCTGGTATTGCTTTACTCGATGATGCCGAAAATATTTCTGATGAGTACTGGCAAAAAACGATGGAGGTTAACTTAACTGGTTCATTTAAAATGTGCCAGAAGGTCGGCCATTTAATGATTGAACGAGGAAAAGGCGGGAAGATAATCAACTTAGCTTCTCAGGCAGCACTTATTGCATTGGATAATCATGTAGCTTATGCTGCAAGTAAAGCGGCCATTCTTGGAATGACGAAAGTGCTTGCTTATGAATGGGCTCAATTTGACATTAAAGTAAACGCTATTTCACCTACCGTTATTTTGACTGAATTAGGGAAAAAGGCTTGGGCTGGAGAAAAAGGGGAACAAGCGAAAAAAGAAATTCCGCTTGGACGCTTTGGATATCCCGAAGAAGTGGCAGCCATTGCCTTATTCCTAGCCAGCGAGGCGACAAATCTAATTACTGGTGAAAATATCGTAATGGATGGTGGCAATACGATTAAATAA
- a CDS encoding ABC transporter ATP-binding protein has translation MDQVTSIITLNNINWRRKGTTILNEVSWEVRPGEHWALLGLNGSGKTSLLKMIIGYQWPSSGQVSVLGHIFGKTNIPELRKSIGWVSSSLDQEYQARANDSALEVVISGKFASIGIYDKITDVDRNKAMELLEQFRIKPLADQLIHTLSQGEKRKVMLARALMSSPKLLVLDEPCNGLDIHAKEELLAAIEKMANSPVAPTILYVTHHIEEIVPSLTHALLINSGTVVAKGEKMEVLTEPILERTFQVPVTVKWENERPWIRIKSLLTQG, from the coding sequence ATGGACCAAGTCACTAGCATCATTACGCTTAACAACATTAACTGGCGGAGAAAAGGGACAACGATTTTGAATGAAGTGTCGTGGGAGGTTCGGCCAGGAGAGCATTGGGCCCTTCTAGGACTTAATGGATCAGGGAAAACATCCCTGCTGAAGATGATTATAGGGTATCAATGGCCAAGCAGCGGTCAAGTGTCCGTGTTGGGACATATTTTTGGCAAAACGAATATACCCGAGCTGCGGAAGTCCATTGGCTGGGTAAGTTCTTCCCTGGATCAAGAGTATCAAGCAAGGGCAAATGATTCGGCCCTCGAAGTCGTCATAAGCGGCAAGTTCGCTTCGATCGGAATATATGACAAGATCACGGACGTTGATCGCAACAAGGCGATGGAACTGCTCGAGCAATTCAGGATCAAGCCTTTGGCCGATCAACTCATCCATACGCTCTCTCAAGGTGAAAAAAGAAAAGTGATGCTTGCAAGGGCCCTAATGTCTTCACCGAAGCTGCTGGTGCTGGATGAACCATGCAATGGACTGGATATTCACGCTAAGGAAGAATTATTGGCAGCGATCGAAAAAATGGCGAACTCCCCAGTCGCTCCAACGATCCTATATGTTACCCACCATATTGAAGAAATCGTCCCATCGCTCACACATGCGTTATTGATCAATTCCGGCACCGTAGTGGCTAAAGGTGAAAAAATGGAGGTCTTAACGGAGCCTATATTGGAAAGGACCTTTCAAGTCCCCGTCACGGTGAAATGGGAGAACGAGCGTCCCTGGATCCGGATCAAATCCTTATTAACCCAAGGCTGA
- a CDS encoding DMT family transporter codes for MNLKIFMIAAVAIILWGSAFAAIRASLHGGYSAGHLVLIRFLIASGVFILYALWPASKFRLPRKEDAIKIVILGWIGISLYQLGVTFGEETVSAGTAAMLVASAPIFTAVIAAMVLKERLGLFGWAGLVIGFVGIFLITLGTARSSFHISNGAFLVLFASVATSVFFVFQKPLLLRYKPIELTAYFTWAGTLPFFIFSPGLIHTVQEATLEANVSALYIGIFPGAVAYVSWAIALSLGKASSVSSMMYIEPAFAIIVAWIWLQELPSVLSTIGGLVAVSSVVIINGFGKKTDQALKNSA; via the coding sequence ATGAATCTGAAGATATTCATGATAGCGGCGGTAGCCATCATCTTATGGGGATCTGCTTTTGCGGCCATTCGTGCAAGCCTCCATGGCGGTTACTCCGCAGGGCATTTAGTGCTGATTCGTTTTCTTATAGCATCAGGCGTTTTCATCCTTTATGCTCTATGGCCTGCGAGCAAATTCCGTTTACCGCGAAAAGAGGACGCGATAAAAATAGTGATCTTGGGCTGGATCGGCATCAGTCTCTATCAATTGGGTGTAACATTCGGTGAAGAAACCGTTTCAGCGGGGACGGCAGCGATGCTCGTTGCCTCTGCCCCCATTTTTACGGCGGTAATCGCTGCCATGGTCTTAAAGGAGCGTCTAGGTTTGTTTGGCTGGGCCGGGTTAGTGATAGGTTTTGTCGGAATCTTCCTTATTACGTTGGGAACGGCCCGTTCAAGCTTCCATATTTCTAACGGAGCTTTTTTAGTATTATTCGCATCCGTTGCCACTTCGGTTTTTTTTGTTTTTCAAAAACCATTATTGCTTCGTTACAAGCCGATTGAATTGACGGCGTATTTTACATGGGCAGGTACATTGCCTTTTTTCATCTTTTCTCCAGGCCTTATACATACAGTTCAAGAAGCGACACTGGAAGCGAATGTCTCTGCTCTCTATATCGGCATTTTTCCGGGAGCCGTCGCTTATGTCTCTTGGGCCATCGCCCTATCATTAGGGAAAGCCAGCTCCGTTTCGAGCATGATGTATATTGAACCGGCATTTGCTATTATCGTTGCTTGGATCTGGCTCCAGGAGCTTCCGAGTGTCCTTTCCACAATAGGCGGACTGGTTGCGGTTTCGAGTGTCGTCATCATCAATGGATTTGGAAAAAAGACAGACCAAGCACTAAAAAATAGTGCCTGA
- a CDS encoding aminoacyl-histidine dipeptidase: MYRTLEELTDHPVFHYFAEISKIPRGSGNEKAISDYLVRFAKERGLEAIQDEALNVIIKKPAAPGYESAPAIIIQGHMDMVCEKNKGTLHDFENDPLQLRIIGDMLYATDTTLGADNGIAVAYALALLDANDIPHPALEIVITTEEETTMNGALAVDAAHFKGKMLINIDSEEDGKLLVSSAGGIRVRQILPITWEAAPNDAVPYSIRIKGLKGGHSGISIDKERGNANKLLGRILQDLMMEFPCFIEQMSGGLKGNAIPREAEAMVRFHVEDEQKVKEKIQQWDETFKNERQSSDPEVSIKFDRSFSVSDTVFSKETAAKAISSLLIIPHGVQGMSMGIKGLVESSTNLGVVTANEAELTFESEIRSSIKSIKYHMVTQAKAIADMLGCDLLIDADYPEWPYNPDSKLKKLFEAAYQDKYDAEIEIIAVHAGIECGVFIDKIPGLDAVAIGPDIFSVHTPDEHLSIPSTINNWEYFLYTLKRMKDL; encoded by the coding sequence ATGTATCGCACGTTGGAAGAATTAACGGACCATCCCGTGTTTCATTATTTTGCAGAGATTTCGAAAATCCCGAGAGGTTCGGGAAATGAAAAAGCGATCAGTGATTATCTGGTTCGTTTTGCGAAGGAAAGGGGCCTAGAGGCAATCCAGGATGAAGCCCTGAATGTCATCATTAAAAAGCCGGCGGCACCTGGGTATGAAAGCGCTCCTGCCATCATCATCCAGGGACATATGGATATGGTATGCGAAAAGAATAAGGGGACCCTTCACGATTTTGAGAACGATCCCCTCCAATTACGGATTATCGGCGACATGCTCTATGCGACGGATACCACTCTAGGTGCTGATAACGGCATTGCGGTTGCTTATGCATTAGCTCTTCTGGATGCGAATGATATCCCGCATCCTGCGCTTGAAATCGTGATAACGACCGAAGAAGAAACGACGATGAACGGGGCCCTTGCCGTTGATGCAGCTCACTTCAAGGGAAAAATGCTGATCAATATCGATTCGGAGGAAGACGGAAAGCTGCTCGTCAGCAGTGCAGGGGGAATCCGCGTCAGACAGATCCTCCCGATCACATGGGAAGCCGCCCCTAACGATGCAGTTCCCTATAGTATCAGGATTAAAGGGCTGAAGGGCGGACATTCAGGTATATCGATCGATAAGGAAAGAGGCAATGCCAATAAACTGTTGGGAAGAATATTACAGGATTTAATGATGGAATTCCCATGCTTTATTGAGCAAATGAGCGGGGGGCTAAAAGGGAATGCGATCCCTCGTGAAGCAGAGGCAATGGTACGGTTTCATGTTGAGGATGAGCAGAAGGTAAAGGAGAAAATCCAGCAATGGGACGAAACGTTTAAAAATGAAAGGCAATCCTCCGATCCTGAAGTGTCGATAAAGTTTGACCGGAGCTTCTCCGTTTCTGACACCGTTTTTTCCAAGGAGACGGCGGCTAAAGCCATTTCCTCCCTATTGATCATCCCCCATGGCGTACAAGGAATGAGCATGGGCATAAAGGGATTGGTCGAGAGCTCGACGAATCTAGGGGTCGTTACTGCCAATGAGGCCGAATTGACATTCGAAAGTGAAATCAGAAGCTCGATCAAAAGCATCAAATACCATATGGTCACCCAGGCAAAGGCCATCGCGGACATGCTCGGCTGCGACCTACTGATTGATGCGGATTATCCGGAATGGCCTTATAATCCTGATTCGAAACTCAAGAAATTATTTGAAGCAGCATATCAAGACAAGTATGATGCGGAGATTGAAATCATCGCTGTCCATGCAGGAATTGAATGCGGGGTGTTCATCGATAAGATACCAGGATTGGATGCCGTTGCGATCGGGCCGGATATATTTTCCGTCCATACACCTGATGAACATCTCAGCATCCCCTCGACGATAAATAACTGGGAATACTTCCTATACACATTAAAAAGGATGAAGGACCTTTAG
- a CDS encoding VanZ family protein — protein MSLKSVLLSLFLSQALFFCGLPLFLKLSLYLNPLAILVVWFCILMLVSFAVVYFRREVITVRRFLWQAAFVGYSTSLSVLLFFRPTGQVYSYNMIPFSTILSYASNKMDGFVSFYNLSANVGLFIPFGLYLLSREGKEPTALTKFLYPFTLIFIIEISQFVLRRGSLDVDDLILNMSGVYLGYLLYPLFSRVVKILPGKGRCW, from the coding sequence ATGTCGCTAAAATCGGTCCTGCTTTCCTTGTTTCTGTCGCAAGCGTTATTTTTTTGCGGTCTGCCTTTGTTTCTTAAGCTTTCCTTATATTTGAATCCTTTGGCAATCCTGGTTGTCTGGTTTTGTATCCTCATGCTCGTTTCGTTCGCCGTTGTTTATTTTCGCAGAGAAGTGATCACCGTCCGGCGTTTTTTATGGCAGGCCGCATTTGTCGGCTACAGTACATCACTATCGGTTTTGCTGTTTTTTCGGCCAACAGGTCAGGTCTATTCCTATAATATGATTCCATTTTCCACCATTCTATCTTATGCATCGAACAAAATGGATGGGTTTGTGTCATTTTATAACCTTAGTGCCAATGTGGGACTCTTCATTCCGTTTGGGCTGTATTTGTTGTCCAGGGAAGGGAAAGAGCCGACCGCCTTAACGAAATTCCTTTATCCGTTCACCTTGATTTTCATCATCGAGATCAGTCAGTTCGTTCTGCGGCGCGGAAGCTTGGATGTGGATGACCTTATCCTGAACATGAGCGGTGTTTACTTGGGATACCTCCTATATCCCCTTTTCTCCAGGGTGGTTAAGATCCTGCCTGGGAAGGGAAGATGCTGGTGA